The following coding sequences lie in one Gadus macrocephalus chromosome 1, ASM3116895v1 genomic window:
- the smim29 gene encoding small integral membrane protein 29 yields the protein MSLSTRLYATNITTPPPNINGDAAVGYVLVPFFLVTVIGIAVAVIMYIRRKQRIDRLRHQLLPVYTYDPSEELNEAEQELLWKEEDTKVVQGWARSYQQRRPLLAKDVHA from the exons ATGTCACTGAGTACCCGGTTATATGCCACGAACATCACCACACCACCGCCCAATATCAATGGGGATGCGGCGGTGGGTTATGTGTTGGTGCCGTTCTTCCTGGTCACGGTCATTGGTATAGCAGTTGCTGTG ATCATGTATATACGCAGGAAACAAAG AATCGACCGGCTCCGTCACCAGCTGCTGCCAGTGTACACATACGACCCGTCAGAGGAACTAAACGAAGCAGAACAAGAGCTGTTGTGGAAGGAGGAGGATACAAAG GTTGTTCAAGGTTGGGCCCGATCCTACCAACAACGGCGACCTCTGCTGGCGAAAGATGTCCATGCATGA
- the LOC132468934 gene encoding high mobility group protein HMG-I/HMG-Y-like, with protein MSDKGTVSTKEKEATEKRGRGRPRKQPQVKTSDEPSGSPTPKRPRGRPKGSKNKTATKGKKAPAAAATATATAGAKRRGRPRKEEKEDKPSQESSEEEEEEEEEDQ; from the exons ATGAGTGACAAGGGGACAGTCTCGACGAAAGAAAAGGAGGCAACAGAGAAAAGGGGGCGTGGAAGACCCCGCAAACAGCCGCAGGTGAAAACGTCTGAC GAACCCAGTGGCTCCCCAACACCAAAGAGACCCAGGGGCCGGCCGAAGGGCAGCAAAAACAAGACGGCCACCAAGGGCAAA aaggctccagcagcagctgcaacCGCAACCGCAACTGCAGGTGCCAAACGTAGAGGACGGCCCAGGAAGGAG GAGAAAGAAGACAAACCTTCCCAAGAGTcatctgaggaagaggaggaggaggaggaggaagatcagTAA